The genome window gaatcttcctaattttgctctcaggatagccggcagggtacaaaatgtaaccctcgttgtcctgaggcatgggagccttgcccttaacaaaatttgacaatcttttaggaggggcactaattttgacattgtctcccctttggaagccaatgccatccttaatgccagggcgtctcccattataaagcatgctacgagcaaatttaaatttctcattttctaagttgtgctcggcaattttagcatcaagtttagctatatgatcattttgttgcttaattaagatcatgtgatcatgaatagctttaacatcaatatctttacatctagtacaaatagatatatgctcaacaatagatgtagagggtttgcaagattttaattctacaaccttagcatgcaacatatcatttttagttctaaggtcggaaattgtaacattgcaaacgtctagttctttagccttagtaatcaatttttcattttctactctaaggctagcaagagatatattcaaatcatcaatcttagcaagcaaatcaacattatcatctctaagattgggaattgaaacattacaaacatgagagtcaaccttagcatttaaactagcattttcattcctaaggttgtcaataatctcacggcatgtgcttagctcactagacaatttttcacatttttctacttctagagcataagcctttttaaccttaacatgtttcttgttttctttaattagacaatcctcttgagagtccaaaaggtcatccttttcatgaatagcactaatcaattcatttagtttttctttttgctccatgttaagatttgcaaagagaatacgcaaattatcctcctcatcactagcattatcatcactagacgattcatatttagtggaggagttggatttaaccttcttctttttgccgtcctttgccatgaggcacttgtggccaacgttggggaagagaagtcccttggtgacggcgatgttggcggcgtcctcgtcgtcggaggagtcgcttgagctctcgtcggaatcccattcccgacaaacatgggcatcgccgcccttcttcttgtagtaccttttcttctcctttcttcttcccttcttgtcgtcgcctcggtcactgtcacttaatataggacatttagcaataaaatgaccgggcttaccacacttgtagcacactttcttggagtgggacttgtagtctttccctctcctttgcttgaggatttggcggaagctcttgatgacgagcgccatttcctcattgtcgagcttggaggcgtctattggttgtctacttggtgtagacacctccttcttctcctccgttgccttgaatgcaacgggttgggcttcggatgggtcgccaagctcgttgattttcctcgagccttctatcatgcactcaaaacttacaaaatgcccgataacttcctcgggggtcattttagtatatctaggattaccacgaatcaattgaacttgagtgggattaagaaaaatgagagatcttaaaataacatttaccacttcgtggtcgtcccacttcttgctcccgaggttgcgcacttggttcaccaaagtcttgagccggttgtacatgtgttgtggctcctcccctttgtgaagccggaaccgaccgagctccccctcgatcgtttccctcttggtgatcttggtgagctcgtctccctcgtgcgcggttttgagcacatcccaaatctccttggcgctcttcaacccttgaactttgttatactcctctttacttagagaggcgaggagtattgttgttgcttgagagttgaagtgctcgatttgggccacctcatcctcatcatagtcctcatcccctactgacggtacctgtgcaccaaattcaacaacatcccatatgcttttgtggagcgaggttagatgaaatcgcattaaatcgctccacctagcgtaatcttcaccatcaaaagttggtggtttgcctaatgggacggaaagtaaaggtgtatgtttggaaatgcgagcgtaatgtaggggaatcttactatacttcttgcgctcttggcgcttagaagtgacggagggcgcatcggagtcggaggtcgatgttgatgaagtatcggtctcgtagtagaccactttcctcatcctcttgtgcttgtcgcctttccgatgcggcttgtgggaggaagatttttccttcttctctttgtggtgagaagaggaagacttttctccttccgtttggaggagtccttcttcttctccttcctcttggtgcgggactcttccgatgaagtgctcccgtggcttgtagtgggcttttcgccggtctccatctccttcttggcgtgatctcccgacatcacttcgagcgattaggctctaatgaagcaccgggctctgataccaattgatagtcgcctagaggggggggtgaatagggcgaaactgaaatttacaaatataaacacaactacaagccagagttagcgttagtaataaagaaatgagtccgcgagagagggcgcaaaacaaatcccaagcaaatgaacaagtgagacacggagatttgttttaccgaggttcggttcttgcaaacctactccccgttgaggaggccacaaaggccgggtctctttcaacccttccctctctcaaacgatccacggatcgagtgagctttcttttctcaaccacttggaacacaaagttcccgcaagggccaccacacaattggtgcctcttgcttcgattacaagtgaatgtttgatcacaagaaggaatcaagaaagaaaagaagcgatccaagcgcaagagctcaaatgaacactacaaatcactctctctagtcactaatgctttgtgtggagttgggagaggatttgatctcctttggtgtgctttgtaatgaatgctagctcttgtatagtggttggaagctggaaaacttggatgcaatgaatggtggggtggttggggtatttatagccccaaccaccaaatgtggtcgttgggaacctgtctgttcgatggcgcaccggacagtccggtgcacaccggacagtccggtgccccctgccacgtcatcactgccgttggattctagccgttggagcttctaactTGTGGGCCCGcagaggtgtccggtgcacaccggacatgtactgtttgatgtccggtgcaccggtatgggcgtgcctgacgtctgcgcgcgctgcgcgcgcattaaatgtagcgcagggagccgttggcgccgcagggagccgttgctccgctggtacaccggacagtccggtgcacaccggacagtccggtgaattttagcggagcggctgccgcgcgaacccgaggctggcgagttcctgagaccgcgcttcctaggagcaccggacatgtccggtgcacaccggacagtccggtgatttatagcgcgccggcttccgagaattcccgagggcgaggagtttgagttggtgtcctctgggcgcaccggacactgtccggtgcacaccggacagtccggtgcctccagccagaggtgccctcggttgcctcattgctcctttgttgaatccaacacttggtctttttattggctgagtgtgaaccttttacacctgtataatctatacacttgggcaaactagttagtccaaagatttgtgttgggcaattcaaccaccaaaattatttaggaactaggtgtaagcctaattccctttcagggaccgaggacatctgcgaaccctccaagtcgacccccggcatcatctccgaaagcggcaaccgccgctctgccaagggaagcaccctccggtgatggatggcggcaaccaccctcgcggcggtgagccccccatctcgtaactcctgcaaggcctccagaaggggttggagtttctcctgtttctcgcgcgcGACCCCATAGCGCCAATTGCTGTCGggagcggtcaccactcgttgagaaaacgacgggagccttccatcgtcattccggaggtaaaaccatcggcgctgccaccccttgttcgaagacacaaggatggcggggatgtactgctgcgcgcgcgcctgcttcaactggagggtgcagccaccggcccgcaccgccatgtgaaccttcttctccctcgtcgtcaaggcaaaaagcttcgcggagaagagatgggtccacagatcccagtgggggtcaatccccaaaaagccttcgcaaaccgccgcgaagatggccgcttgcgcaatggagttggggttgaagttgtgcagctccaccccgtagtaatgcaggagcgcccgcatgaaacggcttgctggcactccgaacccccgctcatggaaggagacgaagctcagcacataccccggcggcggggtcgggtcagccccgctcggagggaccatccactctggttgcgggtcaccggagaggggacggagcaaaccatcagcgacaagggcctccagatcgtccaccgtgacgatggagaaaggccacgggtcgcgaggcggaacgacggtcacccggtcggccatcgccaAACGAAGGGGGTGGTGACGGAGCGGACAAGGTACGCGgtttttctttctctggctattcccttaggttgcgaaaaccaaagcaggaggcgagcagcagagtaaagaaccgccaccggtccctcttccgggtatataaaggcccaggcaagacccgttcaacacttcgccagaACCCGCCGCGAAGTTCAAACTCAAAGATGAAACactcgttcctcgaacgactcgcgcacgcacaacggctgccccgcaaaccacccgtcccgtcacattaacttCGCGACAGGgcgagcgacacctttggcaggcgaagcgggcgacgtttcacctccaccatgatgaccgcgtcaaaaaaggtgcaccacatcgtttaaattcgtatccttttccttctcccctttctctctcttgctacagggaccgggaaaggggatattccgaaagggatccttctccgcgaaggaagcgggccccgagccctcttactgatcaggggttcgaaggctggcccctcggaagggtttcgacagccgcttcagagcactcgggctccgcgcccactactgatcagaggttcgaaggctagcccctcagaagggttcgacagccgcctcagagcactcgggctccgcgcccactactgatcagaggttcgaaggctggcccctcggaagggttcgacagccgcctcagagcactcgagctccgcgcccactactgatcaggggttcgaaggctggcccctcgaagggttcgacagccgccccagaacacgcagagcgagggatgactctgggtacgtccgatacatggccaaggctcgggctacgctcccgaggtaccctaggacatttccgagaccagcaggaacgattctgtaacggaatcccatcagagggaggcatcgagccctcggaccctatcaaacgggaccgggtccggcaaatcacctgcaggtacttttggagcacgcctctgggccactagccgacccttatcgaacggggcacgggcgtccactcggatcacccgttagcaactcactggagacaccatgttcggcaccccccaggggcaacatggcgctttcccccctcgtcttgcggaaaggcgacgaagaggcgtatgataaaagccgagtcagtcctcgatcgtcctctcgctccgtgcaaaggctcgggggctgctctcgcaaacctggctacgaccaaactgttgacagcgtcaacagacCAGCCTGAGGACTCAGaacccgaccatgcacccggactACCGTCAGATCGCAtaaggaacaaccagaccgaccaagGCATCGCGAAAAGCatcaagacctcagaggagtcaaaccgaggcctcgggggctacacacggcgggtgcgctcgcgcgcatccaccggaacaaaatgtaaccgagaaaggtcggtccccttgcaaaaaagtgcgacaaagcctccaagcgagtaccaacactccctttgaggctcgggggctactgtcggggaccataattaggggtacccccaacactcctaaactcggctggtaatcaccatcagcacaagctgcagagcctgatgggcgcaattcaggtcaaggctccgtccactcaagggacacgatctcgcctcgcccgagcccagcctcgggcaagaacagtagacccaggtggattcacgcctcgcccgagggcctcctcaagcaacgggcgcaccctcgactcgcccgaggcccagctcgggcaggcttcgcactgaagcaaccttggccagatcgcctcgccaaccgaccatatcgcaggagcattcaatgcgaggatcgtctgacaccttatcttgacgcacggtcctcagtcgacagggccgaagtgactgcagtcacttcgcccctccactgactgccttgacaggaaaacagcgccgctcgcccctctccgactgttgtgccacccaccaaggtgaggctgacagcagctgagtccagcttcaggcgccacaggaagctccgcctcgcccgaccttgggcctcggcctcaggagaagtctccgcctcgcccgaccccagggctcggcccccgcctcggcctcggaagatggactccgcctcgcccgaccctagggcttggcccccgcctcggcctcggaagatggactccgcctcgcccgaccccagggctcggcctcgacctcgacctcgacctcgggcggaatcgcgtcctcgctcggcctcaacctcgacctcggaggagtttccgcctcgcccgaccttgggctcggaccgaccacgccacaggggggatcatcattaccctacccctagctagctcaggctacggggaacaagaccggcgtcccatctggctcgccctgataaacatgtaatgatggcaccccgcgtccgcccatgacgacggcgattctcagccccttacggaagcaaggagacgtcagcaaggtcccagcagctccgacagctgtgcttttacagggctcaagcgctcctccgacggccatgacatcgcATGCAcatggctctagcacctctccgacagccacattggcatgtacatagggctctggctcctctctgccggacacgttaacatattgctacacccccccattatacacctggactctctccttacatctataaaaggagggtccagggccctcgtacgagaatgtggtcgcgcgggaggacgggctgacgaatagGCTCTCTccgtcgcgaacgcttgtaaccccctactgcaagcgcatccgccctggacgcaggataacacgagccgcggttctctTTCCCCCcttttgtgttccatctcgcgccgacccatctgggctagggcacgcagcgacaatttactcgtcggtccagggaccccccggggtcgaaacgccgacaggtatgTATATGTAATATCCGCTGTATATTTATCCATCGCCATCTGCCTAAAACTAGATTATTTCTGGCATGGCATGGAGGTGGTATTAGGGCAGTCACAATAGTGTAGCTAATACACCCTTTATAACAACATCCATGTCATATATATACTATACTAGTATATTAAATCTTACATTGATGTATTTATAATAGATATCTATATCTGTTTTTAATACTTATTACACTCTTTACGACACCTCAGTTTCTTTCTATGTATAGTCTTACTCAAGGTTTATAGATAGCGGCACTCCCTTCTTGTTGTCACATAAGACAGATGGTGATATAAATTCTTTGAAGAGAGCTGATTGTGCACTATTGCGGCTGCTCTTATTCAAAAAAATCAAAAGCAGTTAGGAGGCAGACTATTCTAGCAGCAAAAGGTAGTGAAACAACGGGCATAACGGTCATCTGGGGCACAATCACAAAGACAAAAACAACCGTGATCATCAGATCATGTACTATTCTTTTCCCCTCAAAAGCACCCAAGGCTGACAAAGGGTCAAAGGCCGTGCCGCGTAGCAGTAGTAGCGTAGCGGCAGAAGCACTCTCCAGTCACAATTCACAATCCCCTTTGGGCTTTGGCTGTCAAGATTAGCTTGCTGCAGCCTGCTGGGGTAGACGGGTAGCTTAGCTTCCCCTGGTTTAGTTTATCTTAGAGCGTCGCCCAAGAGCCGACAGCTCTCTCGATCCCCTAAAAGCAAAAGGAAACAACATCACACTCACAAGCTTTCTGGACAAACGGGAACGTGCTTAAACAAGCAGCTCGTGACCCGGCACCGGCAGATGTTCCAACCAGCAATCAACCGGTCAAATCAAATGTTAGCAGGCAATTAAGAAACTACAGAAAAAGGGCTTGGTACAATACAGTACTGCTAAAAGAAGATTCGCGGTGCAAGCCTCTGCTCACTGCAGTCTAGACATCATGGCAGCCACCAGCGGCAGTACCAGGCAAGGTCCTGGCAGTCACAAGCGATGTTCTGGGTgaacagaaaaaaaaaagaagaggGTATTGCTGAGTCCTGACCAGGATACTTTAGGTGATCAAGCAAGCACGCATATGGTACGAAAGCCAGGATATGAAAAAAAAAAGAAGAGGGTATTGCTGAGTCCTGACCAGGATACTTTAGGTGATCAAGCAAGCACGCATATGGTACGAAAGCCAGGATATCAGCACCTTGACGAGACAGAGACACCACCAAATCCTGAAAAAAGTTGCACCGTTCTTCACATATTTTTTATGTGTCTTTGGTAGATTCTCGTTCATGTATGTACAGACATGAAAGACCTGCCATTTCGATGCGCAGATGCTTGTTCAATGTTCTGCTAGTATGAGGTTATAAGTTCAGAATTCTGCTGCCAAATTGAGGTAGCTATCTCCTATACTTAGGCTTGTTCTGTTAACAGTGGACTGAGTGAGATTCGAATGGATTAAATCCCTCATATTCAAATTTAAATAGGAGATGATTTAATCCACTTTAATTTCGCTCAATCTACCTATAACGGAAAAAAAGTCCTTAGAGAGGGAGTGGATTTTCGTTCATCAGTACCACCAATGGAACAAATCCAATGAAACAATGGTAAACCGGTGCAGTATGCAATGAATCGCTTGCCGAAAGTAACAGAACACAGCAAAGGAGAGGAAATGGGGGAAATGAACAAAGATCATTTAAAGATAATACTAACAAGACTAACATGCAGCAGAGAATAAGAATAACCCAGAAAAAAAAGATAAGTAAAAGTGCGGATGTTAAAGAAAAGGAGTGAATAATATAAGAGCAAATAATCGATGGTAGCTGTGATACAAAAGGAACAAATGGCAATGGAATTTTTGTTGTTTCTAAACTTTTATGCCTGACTGAACTTAACCGGGCTAGAACTTCTCTATACACTCAGATATATGATAGATCGCTGGACCTACAATCCTCCTCCTTCTGTCCCTCTCAATCTCTCCTTTATTCACAGCCAATTAACCACAAATCCGAAGCCTACACGCTCCAAAGCCCCACCACCACCTTCAATCCAGTCCCTTTCAGCAGCAACGACCGACACCGACAAACCATAACTCAGAAAATTCTGTGGAGATTACCACGCTCTCTCTCGAGGCCTGTAGCCATCAGCCAACGCTATTCGCTAAGCGTGACAATGACCACGTACACCGGTGAATCTGGTAACTGCTATAGGCTATAGCCATTGCCGCAGGGGGGCTGGGCAAGAGCAGAACCAGCTATCCTTTCTTGCGTCTGAGATTGGTTTCTACCGATGCAGCGCAGGGGGTGGCGGTGATCCATATTGAACTGGGTGTACTGATGGCCATGGATGGTGCTGCTGTGGGGGAGGAGGCGATGCATATCGGACAGGGTTTGTGGGTGGCAATGGGCCGGGGTAatatggtggtggcggtggcggtggccatGGATGTGTTGGGGTGCAGGGCAGCGGTGGCGGCAGGACGGGGCATGGCGGGCACTGTGGTGGAGGGTGATAGACTGGCGCTGGAGGAGGCGGGGATGGTGGAGGTGGGGAATGCGGTAGtggtgatggtggtggtggtgacgGCAGAAGTTGAGGTGGCGGTGGTGAAggcagcggcggtggcggcagaGGAGGAGACAGAAGTGGTGGAGGTGGagatggcggcggcggcgatggTGGAGGTGGCGAAGGCGGGGGCGGTGAAGGCAGACGCGGCGGCGGCATGGGCTGGACGAACGGTTTGCACTGGAACGCGGCGCAGTTGACAGGTGGGCGGGCGTAGAAGGCGGCGCACTGCTGCGGCGTCCGCTGCGACGAGCGGTTGGGCAGGCAGTTGCTCCGGTCGCCGTCCCGCGGCACAACGCGCGCGCAAGCCGGCGGCTCGCCCGTGAAGAAGTTGTAGGCGAACGTGAAGTTCTTGAGGCGCGGCAGGTTGCATATCCCCGGCGGTACCGCGCCGGTGAGCAGGTTGTGGGTGACGTCCAGCTGCTCCAGCTTCCTCATCAGGGCGAGCTCCGGCGGCAGCGGGCCGGCGAGCTGGTTGAAGCTGACGTCGAGCACGGTGAGCTCCCGCAGCAGGCCGATCTCCGGCGGGAAGCAGGAGGAGAGGCCGTTGTTGATGAGCAGGATCTCGTTGAGCGTGCCGGACATGTTGGCGACGCTGGCCGGGAGGCAGCCGCCGAAGGCGTTGTGCGCGAGGACGACGACGGACGCCGGCGAGTTGCCGAAGTTGTCCGGGAGCTGGAAGCGGAGGCGGTTGTGGTTGAGGAAGATGGCGTCGAGCGGGCGGTCGAAGAGGCGCGGCGGGACGGCGCCCTCGAAGTCGTTGAAGCGGAGGTCCAGGAAGCGCAGCGCCGGGAGGTCCAGGACGACGTCCGGGAACTTGCCGACGAAGCGGTTGTTGCTGAGGTCGAGCTCGTggaggaggcggaggcggcggaGCGCGCGGGGGAGGACGCCGCAGAAGCGGTTGGAGTTGAGGTGG of Zea mays cultivar B73 chromosome 8, Zm-B73-REFERENCE-NAM-5.0, whole genome shotgun sequence contains these proteins:
- the LOC109941623 gene encoding leucine-rich repeat extensin-like protein 3; the encoded protein is MRGSVFLALLAAAAASSFGAAAAASEGRPTVAVEVDPSWRFPSRRLRDAYVALQTWKRQAIFSDPNNLTADWVGPGVCNYTGVYCAPLPSGGTHRRGALAVAGVDLNHGDIAGFLPPELGLLADLALLHLNSNRFCGVLPRALRRLRLLHELDLSNNRFVGKFPDVVLDLPALRFLDLRFNDFEGAVPPRLFDRPLDAIFLNHNRLRFQLPDNFGNSPASVVVLAHNAFGGCLPASVANMSGTLNEILLINNGLSSCFPPEIGLLRELTVLDVSFNQLAGPLPPELALMRKLEQLDVTHNLLTGAVPPGICNLPRLKNFTFAYNFFTGEPPACARVVPRDGDRSNCLPNRSSQRTPQQCAAFYARPPVNCAAFQCKPFVQPMPPPRLPSPPPPSPPPPSPPPPSPPPPLLSPPLPPPPLPSPPPPQLLPSPPPPSPLPHSPPPPSPPPPAPVYHPPPQCPPCPVLPPPLPCTPTHPWPPPPPPPYYPGPLPPTNPVRYASPPPPQQHHPWPSVHPVQYGSPPPPALHR